A region of Sugiyamaella lignohabitans strain CBS 10342 chromosome A, complete sequence DNA encodes the following proteins:
- the FYV4 gene encoding Fyv4p (hypothetical protein; required for survival upon exposure to K1 killer toxin; GO_component: GO:0005739 - mitochondrion [Evidence IEA,IEA]; GO_component: GO:0005739 - mitochondrion [Evidence IDA] [PMID 14562095]; GO_component: GO:0005739 - mitochondrion [Evidence IDA] [PMID 17054397]; GO_function: GO:0003674 - molecular_function [Evidence ND]; GO_process: GO:0008150 - biological_process [Evidence ND]), producing MLSRTLFRTNLTHLTASRAIFPTAVRSLSTTPAFQTKFIDPLPKDFVPSPTEQVPDVQTFLTKIGRNCSEYADKFESWEHFMSVTTHELKEKGVDSRPRRYILAWREKFKRGEELTEIKRGKKRWGGERKRDEVRAKHFGRLKAEARESAARK from the coding sequence ATGTTGTCAAGGACACTATTTCGCACGAATTTGACTCACCTTACCGCATCCCGTGCAATTTTTCCGACAGCTGTTCGGAGTCTTTCCACGACTCCGGCTTTTCAGACCAAATTCATTGACCCTCTACCAAAAGATTTCGTCCCATCACCAACGGAACAAGTTCCTGATGTACAAACATTTTTAACCAAAATTGGCCGTAACTGTTCTGAATATGCAGACAAGTTCGAGTCTTGGGAGCATTTCATGTCAGTGACAACTCACGAATTAAAAGAAAAGGGTGTCGATAGCCGGCCCAGAAGATACATTCTTGCATGGAGAGAAAAGTTCAAGCGTGGAGAAGAGCTCACAGAGATTAAGAGAGGCAAAAAGAGATGGGGTGGTGAACGCAAAAGAGACGAAGTACGTGCTAAGCACTTTGGTCGTCTGAAGGCAGAAGCTCGTGAGTCTGCTGCTCGCAAGTAA
- the HNT2 gene encoding Hnt2p (Dinucleoside triphosphate hydrolase; has similarity to the tumor suppressor FHIT and belongs to the histidine triad (HIT) superfamily of nucleotide-binding proteins; GO_component: GO:0005737 - cytoplasm [Evidence IEA,IEA]; GO_component: GO:0005737 - cytoplasm [Evidence IDA] [PMID 14562095]; GO_component: GO:0005739 - mitochondrion [Evidence IEA,IEA]; GO_component: GO:0005739 - mitochondrion [Evidence IDA] [PMID 14562095]; GO_component: GO:0005739 - mitochondrion [Evidence IDA] [PMID 16823961]; GO_component: GO:0005634 - nucleus [Evidence IEA,IEA]; GO_component: GO:0005634 - nucleus [Evidence IDA] [PMID 14562095]; GO_function: GO:0047710 - bis(5'-adenosyl)-triphosphatase activity [Evidence IEA]; GO_function: GO:0003824 - catalytic activity [Evidence IEA]; GO_function: GO:0016787 - hydrolase activity [Evidence IEA]; GO_function: GO:0016787 - hydrolase activity [Evidence IDA] [PMID 12028594]; GO_function: GO:0017111 - nucleoside-triphosphatase activity [Evidence IDA] [PMID 1653209]; GO_function: GO:0000166 - nucleotide binding [Evidence IEA]; GO_process: GO:0009164 - nucleoside catabolic process [Evidence IMP] [PMID 9573184]), protein MSSKRAAVMFGNFNVTSQVFYQSQKSFGLVNLKPILPGHVLVCPLRRVSRISGLTGEEAADFYATVQKISLAIEKYYHADGLNISIQDGPLAGQSVPHVHCHIIPRKLDDLPNIDDIYRLLDSKPGDLDHVFNVIRENRRTEALGVDSEQRPPREMEDMEAEAKALADFLATQQES, encoded by the coding sequence ATGAGTTCTAAACGAGCTGCAGTAATGTTTGGTAACTTTAATGTTACCAGCCAGGTGTTCTATCAAAGCCAGAAGTCATTTGGTCTGGTTAATCTCAAACCCATTCTTCCAGGCCATGTTCTTGTGTGTCCCCTGCGGCGAGTATCCCGTATTTCAGGCTTGACAGGagaagaggctgctgatTTTTATGCTACAGTTCAAAAGATATCACTTGCTATTGAAAAGTATTATCACGCAGATGGTCTCAACATATCCATTCAAGACGGTCCGCTGGCAGGACAGTCAGTTCCTCATGTACACTGTCATATTATTCCTCGTAAATTGGATGACCTGCCGAATATCGATGATATCTATAGATTATTAGACAGCAAGCCAGGTGATTTAGACCACGTGTTTAATGTGATTAGAGAGAACAGACGAACCGAGGCTTTGGGAGTAGACAGTGAGCAACGACCACCTAGAGAGATGGAGGATATGGAAGCCGAAGCAAAGGCATTAGCCGATTTCCTTGCAACACAACAAGAGAGCTAG
- the DAG7 gene encoding Expansin-A1 .2, which yields MHFQLLTLIASSFILANAFPLSTLPKRDDTKQFHGDATFYQPEADACGTSSTADDLVAALNSPQFADGNVESDENPNCGKIARITRGDKHVKVKIVDLCPECHEGDLDLSPAAFNKIADPIEGRVKIAWTWDN from the coding sequence ATGCACTTCCAACTTTTGACACTCATTGCCAGCTCTTTTATTTTGGCCAATGCATTCCCTTTATCTACACTACCTAAGAGAGACGATACTAAGCAATTTCACGGAGATGCTACCTTTTACCAGCCTGAGGCTGATGCTTGTGGTACCTCGAGCACAGCAGACGATCTGGTGGCCGCTTTAAATTCCCCTCAATTTGCCGACGGTAATGTCGAGTCTGACGAGAATCCAAACTGCGGAAAGATTGCTCGCATTACCAGGGGTGACAAACATGTCAAAGTAAAGATCGTTGATCTGTGTCCTGAATGCCACGAAGgagatttggatttgtcTCCAGCTGCGTTCAACAAGATTGCTGATCCGATTGAAGGACGAGTCAAGATTGCATGGACTTGGGACAATTGA
- the CMK1 gene encoding calmodulin-dependent protein kinase CMK1, producing MSSAQVAGQNGVSRRNEGASSIQSGLSSSLAAAQTEQQAQESSKDSVPAPVQTPTQMSSQSSGQASAPVSASTPATPATSASNSANAGTTRTTPQPLPCRYKTGKTLGQGTYSVVKEAVHIDTGNYYATKVINKRLMSGREHMVRNEIVVLRRISKGHRNVLTLVDYFETANNLYLVTDLAKGGELFDRIYNKGSFFESDAVEIIESVVSGVAYLHSHGIVHRDLKPENLLFKTPAEDSDLLIADFGLSRIIDEEKFRMLTTTCGTPGYMAPEIFKKTGHGKPVDIWAIGVITYFLLCGYTPFDRDTSSEEMEAILSADYAFEPEEYWADVSDSARDFITKCLKVEPKDRMTGEECLEHPFLHEKRKKKQEADLLPTVMSNYNLRRNQSQSTLMISRNLGDNYGAMDGAYSQSPENARPPQRTPLSSSSLSRATSADEGTMKETLTALTSAKLTDK from the coding sequence ATGAGTTCAGCACAGGTTGCTGGCCAGAACGGGGTTTCTCGTAGAAACGAGGGAGCCAGCTCGATCCAGTCGGGTCTGTCTTCATCGCTAGCAGCGGCACAGACAGAACAACAGGCTCAAGAGTCATCTAAAGATTCAGTTCCTGCTCCCGTACAAACTCCTACTCAGATGTCCAGTCAATCATCGGGTCAAGCATCAGCTCCAGTTTCAGCTTCAACGCCGGCAACTccagcaacatcagcatcaaattCAGCTAATGCTGGTACTACTAGAACCACTCCTCAACCATTACCTTGTCGGTACAAAACAGGTAAAACGCTTGGTCAAGGAACATATTCGGTGGTCAAGGAAGCTGTACATATCGATACTGGCAACTATTATGCCACCAAAGTCATCAATAAAAGACTCATGTCGGGTCGTGAACATATGGTGCGCAATGAGATAGTCGTGTTGCGTCGGATATCCAAGGGCCATCGTAATGTGCTAACACTAGTGGATTATTTCGAGACGGCTAATAACTTGTATCTGGTGACAGATCTAGCCAAAGGAGGTGAATTGTTTGATCGTATTTATAATAAGGGCTCGTTTTTCGAGTCGGATGCAGTAGAAATCATCGAGTCGGTGGTTTCTGGAGTGGCATATTTACATTCTCATGGCATTGTTCATCGGGACTTGAAACCGGAAAACCTTCTTTTCAAAACCCCGGCAGAAGACTCAGATCTGCTAATTGCCGATTTTGGCCTGTCGAGAATCATTGACGAGGAAAAGTTCAGGATGCTGACAACCACATGTGGAACTCCTGGTTACATGGCACCTGAGATCTTCAAAAAGACAGGCCATGGTAAGCCGGTGGATATATGGGCTATCGGTGTGATTACATATTTTCTGCTATGTGGCTATACACCATTTGATAGAGATACAAGTTCGGAAGAAATGGAGGCGATATTATCAGCGGACTATGCGTTTGAGCCCGAGGAGTACTGGGCAGATGTGTCTGATAGTGCTCGAGATTTTATTACCAAATGTTTAAAGGTGGAACCCAAGGACCGAATGACCGGAGAAGAGTGTTTAGAGCATCCATTTTTGCACGAAAagaggaaaaagaagcaaGAGGCCGATTTGCTTCCTACCGTTATGTCCAACTATAACCTGCGACGCaaccagagccagagcACGCTAATGATAAGCCGCAACCTAGGAGATAACTATGGAGCCATGGATGGCGCATATAGCCAGAGTCCTGAGAATGCACGACCTCCTCAGCGAACCCCATTGTCCAGCAGTTCGTTATCTCGAGCGACATCCGCTGATGAGGGGACTATGAAGGAGACCTTGACTGCTCTTACCAGTGCCAAACTGACTGACAAATAG
- the grt1 gene encoding transcription factor Grt1 (predicted), whose amino-acid sequence MNDYNYMPSYGLMESQPMPSYIPQPPVMPGIHAHNPMKSSIPRARRSRASRACENCRKRKVKCSEGDVCNECRRFGEKCYYREHYRAKREFSVKILQSPDFVDKNDRDRIDMIKPEPLAQDDMKSMYSKNSSNSSDITFVNSPISSGESNTTASSSSGSPVMVNNLIGHNSGVSPPPSIPLNNGLGVSVIQHSNRRSGAVFEFTDKVSMFTNFLPTDHLNTVRSFYEVAPLKTPFDKPIPSASFVSSSAATNTLYESHLTEEQMLQTLASFFIHFHPTLPFLEPDVWLKKAKAVWRAAEYGTPPPCSEVTLGIIYMLNALGCIANNAHRTFFAGVSSYQWGLEYNRKASRAVPDVFEVTSLRMCQYMMLVCMFKYLIGQNQSAYLYGGAISKTIRALSLHKINPQEDNSPEAYEKYRTLFCAIGMEKYTSLRVGRTYFNSIGEVPFAKLYLPAFTASKLSSASAPSLTAFIHLKNKLLTLATFAMAEAYNSTSLPDIISCHDTITRSLGEFDQLLSVSEEPYLRTDDIQILSSLTPSEAKEWLLVHLMVWDLRSVMYRPFLLLLGSLSEPSAADIYNNLDPMVLAAIRSGAEKCVRVQLMSISTLYYNTFRAQDIKSCWFVYDYMLSAVQILLYYELCVLDNECERLPIKAALREAYDFVSNDPNNATAMSLLSMLFDEEKSALARNIPHVRRQFAKSFFLVLDGNQDEDDLCTPSANEFKPLQNEKDILDYWHLCLESVG is encoded by the coding sequence ATGAACGACTATAATTATATGCCCAGTTATGGGCTAATGGAGTCGCAACCAATGCCATCGTATATCCCACAACCTCCGGTGATGCCCGGGATCCATGCCCACAATCCAATGAAAAGCTCTATCCCTCGTGCTAGACGGTCTAGAGCTTCCAGAGCCTGCGAAAACTGTCGTAAACGAAAAGTTAAATGCTCAGAGGGCGATGTTTGTAATGAATGTCGTCGTTTTGGCGAAAAGTGTTATTATCGCGAGCATTACCGTGCCAAACGCGAATTTTCGGTGAAAATCCTTCAGTCGCCTGATTTTGTCGACAAGAACGACCGCGACAGAATCGATATGATTAAACCTGAACCCCTGGCTCAGGATGATATGAAATCCATGTATTCCAAGAACAGCAGTAACAGCAGCGATATCACTTTTGTCAACTCGCCCATTTCTAGTGGCGAGTCAAACACGACTGCCAGTTCGAGCTCGGGCTCTCCTGTTATGGTCAATAATCTCATCGGTCACAACAGCGGAGTTTCACCTCCACCATCAATTCCTCTCAACAATGGACTCGGCGTGTCTGTCATTCAACATAGCAACCGTCGTTCAGGCGCCGTTTTCGAGTTCACCGATAAAGTATCTATGTTTACTAATTTCCTACCCACCGATCATCTGAACACAGTTCGATCTTTCTATGAAGTGGCCCCTTTGAAAACACCTTTTGATAAGCCTATTCCATCTGCCAGCTTCGTTTCCagctctgctgctaccaACACTCTTTATGAGAGCCACCTGACTGAAGAACAGATGCTGCAGACCTTGGCCAGTTTTTTCATTCACTTTCATCCTACTCTACCATTTCTCGAGCCTGATGTATGGCTCAAGAAAGCCAAGGCTGTTTGGAGAGCTGCTGAATATGGAACACCTCCACCATGTTCTGAAGTCACTTTAGGCATCATTTACATGCTCAACGCACTCGGATGTATTGCCAATAATGCCCATCGCACCTTCTTTGCTGGTGTCAGCAGTTACCAATGGGGTTTGGAGTATAATCGCAAGGCCAGTCGAGCTGTCCCCGATGTGTTTGAAGTCACCTCTTTGAGAATGTGCCAGTACATGATGTTGGTATGTATGTTCAAATATCTTATTGGACAGAATCAATCGGCTTACTTGTACGGTGGTGCTATCTCGAAGACAATCAGAGCTCTTAGTTTGCACAAAATCAATCCTCAAGAAGATAATTCTCCCGAGGCTTATGAGAAGTATCGTACACTATTCTGCGCTATTGGTATGGAAAAGTATACTAGTTTGAGAGTTGGCCGAACTTATTTCAACTCGATTGGCGAAGTGCCATTTGCCAAACTGTACCTCCCAGCTTTCACTGCCAGCAAATTGAGTTCAGCATCCGCCCCCTCCCTGACTGCATTCATTCACTTGAAGAATAAACTTCTTACTCTGGCAACTTTTGCCATGGCTGAAGCTTATAATAGCACCAGCTTACCCGACATTATCTCGTGTCATGATACAATCACACGTTCTCTTGGCGAGTTTGACCAGCTGTTGTCGGTGTCAGAAGAGCCATATCTCCGTACAGATGATATTCAAATTCTCAGTTCGCTGACCCCATCTGAGGCCAAGGAATGGCTTCTTGTGCATTTGATGGTATGGGACCTGCGATCGGTTATGTATAGACCATTCCTGTTGCTCCTGGGATCTCTGAGCGAGCCATCAGCTGCTGACATTTACAACAATCTCGATCCCATGGTGCTGGCGGCCATTCGTTCCGGTGCTGAAAAGTGTGTTCGTGTGCAACTCATGAGTATCTCGACGTTATATTACAACACATTCAGAGCCCAAGATATCaagagctgctggttcgTGTACGACTACATGCTGTCTGCTGTGCAGATTCTCTTGTACTATGAACTGTGTGTTCTTGACAACGAGTGCGAGAGACTGCCCATTAAAGCAGCACTTCGCGAAGCATACGACTTTGTCAGCAACGACCCGAACAATGCCACTGCCATGAGCCTACTGAGCATGCTTTTTGACGAAGAGAAGTCGGCACTTGCCCGCAACATCCCACATGTTCGCAGACAGTTCGCCAAATCCTTCTTCCTGGTGCTGGATGGAAACcaagacgaagacgatcTGTGCACACCTTCGGCTAACGAGTTTAAGCCCCTCCAAAACGAGAAGGATATTCTGGACTACTGGCACCTCTGCCTCGAGAGCGTTGGTTGA